The DNA sequence CCCGCGCCGTTGCCGGACAGGACGGGAATGTCGTTGAGGATGTGCGACAGCGGCTCGTCGCCCTTGGCCTGCGTCGAGTTCTCGACACACTGCTGGTTCTGCGGCGCCGACAGGATCGGGATGTCCTGGACGGCGATCGGGACCACGCCGACGATCGAGCCCACGTTGGCCTTGGCCGGAAGGCCGATGCAGGGCTTGTTGAACGAGCCCTGGATGAGCGCCATCTGCGGGCTCATGTTGCCGTGCGTGGCGAAGTTGCCGAACTTCTGCGAAGCGCC is a window from the Streptomyces spectabilis genome containing:
- a CDS encoding rodlin, translated to MLKKAMAATAVTASAVGMTAALAPTASAIGNDHGTTSASGNGASQKFGNFATHGNMSPQMALIQGSFNKPCIGLPAKANVGSIVGVVPIAVQDIPILSAPQNQQCVENSTQAKGDEPLSHILNDIPVLSGNGAGNH